A single window of Pseudarthrobacter psychrotolerans DNA harbors:
- a CDS encoding IS3 family transposase (programmed frameshift) gives MSSRRKYSSEFKAEAIELVISSGRPVIQVAADIGVNEGTLGNWVRVWKEEHPDVGADEPGPVEWAKYKALQAENAELKREIEFLGKSQRLLRREATIDDYYAFIWQEKAYYKIDWMCQQLKVPRSSYYRWTLPKGPTPTQVRHNKLTVEVERVFGREKGMAGRDQITTILGHEGVAVAPGTVGSIMKKQGLRAVRMRAWKKTTVVDPAARTGHIRNHMQDGEGNRDFTATVPGTRMVGDITYLQTGSGWLYLATVIDLATRMVVGWSMASHMRTSLIIDALTMARDHGRLHSGGAVFHSDRGSQYTSAGFQGWCAANSVTQSMGVVGVCWDNAVAESFFSHLKTEMYHHHDFPNHMAARTAVMEYIESWYNRRRPHANNLGLPPARALAEYQNKIHQIAA, from the exons ATGTCTAGTCGTCGTAAATACAGCTCGGAGTTCAAGGCTGAGGCCATTGAGTTGGTGATTTCCTCGGGTCGTCCTGTTATTCAGGTCGCGGCCGATATTGGGGTCAATGAAGGGACGTTGGGGAATTGGGTGCGGGTCTGGAAGGAAGAGCATCCCGACGTGGGTGCCGATGAGCCGGGCCCTGTGGAGTGGGCGAAGTACAAGGCGCTGCAGGCCGAGAACGCCGAGCTGAAACGGGAAATCGAGTTCCTGG GGAAAAGTCAGCGCCTTCTTCGCCGCGAAGCAACGATAGACGACTACTACGCGTTTATCTGGCAGGAGAAGGCCTACTACAAGATCGACTGGATGTGCCAGCAGTTGAAGGTCCCCAGGTCCTCGTATTACCGATGGACGTTGCCGAAGGGCCCGACCCCGACACAGGTCCGCCACAACAAGCTGACCGTGGAGGTGGAGCGCGTGTTTGGGCGCGAGAAGGGCATGGCCGGGCGGGACCAGATCACCACGATCCTGGGCCATGAGGGCGTCGCGGTGGCGCCGGGCACGGTGGGTTCCATCATGAAGAAGCAGGGGCTGCGGGCGGTGCGGATGCGTGCGTGGAAGAAGACCACGGTCGTTGACCCGGCGGCCAGGACCGGGCATATCCGCAACCATATGCAGGACGGTGAGGGCAACCGTGATTTCACCGCCACCGTGCCGGGAACCCGGATGGTCGGGGACATTACCTACCTGCAAACGGGTTCCGGATGGCTGTACCTGGCCACCGTGATCGATCTGGCGACCCGGATGGTTGTGGGCTGGTCGATGGCCTCCCATATGCGTACGTCGTTGATCATTGACGCGCTGACCATGGCACGTGACCATGGCCGGCTTCACTCCGGCGGGGCGGTCTTTCACAGCGACCGTGGCTCGCAGTACACCTCTGCCGGGTTCCAGGGCTGGTGCGCGGCGAACAGCGTTACCCAGTCCATGGGCGTGGTCGGTGTGTGCTGGGACAACGCGGTGGCCGAGTCGTTCTTCTCGCACCTGAAGACCGAGATGTACCACCACCACGATTTCCCCAATCACATGGCAGCCAGGACCGCTGTGATGGAATACATCGAATCCTGGTACAACCGGCGCCGGCCCCATGCCAACAACCTGGGCCTGCCCCCGGCACGCGCCCTGGCCGAATACCAAAACAAGATCCACCAGATAGCAGCGTAA
- a CDS encoding FUSC family protein, protein MAAAAGLSASWRFLRGRIRTGLVRSRNSLVPAVQMTACAVGAYAFAEYVLGHSGPLFAATSSLIALGFSRDPRLRRVMEVGLGCTIGIAVGDLLLHWLGSGIWQAAVVLLFSILLARFLDSGNIFTTQLGLQSLLVVLLPAPDGGPFTRSLDAVVGGLFALVVTVLIPKDPRREPRKDVRKLLHELAEVLRECATALSNSDSTQAWHALIRGRNCQPLVDAMRHSLRASGEVAMLAPAHRRHRDELDRLESSLDFIDLALRNSRVFARRLTSAINHAALSDNATENIADVLQETAAAIDELSLGLAEMHDGVRRTHLRTARQDFSEIALRLHPKLLEVERLEGETVVMLFRPLMVDLLEATGMDAREARDVLPAL, encoded by the coding sequence ATGGCCGCAGCAGCAGGACTCTCAGCAAGTTGGCGTTTCCTGCGCGGACGCATCCGCACCGGCCTGGTCCGGAGCCGGAACTCACTTGTCCCCGCCGTCCAGATGACCGCATGCGCGGTGGGGGCGTACGCCTTCGCCGAATACGTCCTGGGGCACTCCGGGCCCCTCTTTGCCGCCACATCGTCACTGATCGCCCTGGGCTTCTCGCGTGACCCGCGGCTGCGCCGGGTGATGGAGGTGGGCCTGGGCTGCACCATCGGGATCGCCGTCGGTGATCTGCTGCTGCACTGGCTGGGCAGCGGAATCTGGCAGGCCGCCGTCGTACTTCTGTTCTCCATCCTGTTGGCCCGTTTCCTGGACAGCGGCAACATCTTCACCACGCAGCTGGGGCTGCAATCCTTGCTGGTGGTGCTGCTGCCGGCGCCCGATGGCGGGCCGTTCACGCGCAGCCTGGACGCCGTAGTGGGTGGCCTTTTCGCCCTGGTGGTGACGGTCCTGATTCCCAAGGATCCACGCCGGGAGCCCCGCAAGGATGTCCGCAAATTGCTGCACGAGCTTGCCGAGGTGCTGCGGGAATGTGCCACCGCCCTGAGCAACAGCGACTCCACGCAGGCCTGGCACGCACTGATCCGAGGCCGGAACTGCCAGCCGCTGGTGGACGCGATGCGCCATTCCCTGCGCGCTTCCGGCGAGGTGGCCATGCTGGCGCCGGCCCACCGCCGGCACCGCGACGAGCTGGACCGGCTGGAGAGTTCCCTTGACTTCATCGACCTGGCGCTCAGGAACAGCCGCGTCTTTGCGCGCCGGCTGACCAGCGCCATCAACCACGCCGCGCTGTCAGACAACGCCACCGAGAACATTGCCGACGTGCTCCAGGAAACCGCGGCCGCGATTGATGAACTCTCGCTCGGCCTGGCGGAGATGCACGACGGCGTGCGCCGCACCCATCTGCGCACGGCCCGGCAGGATTTCAGCGAGATCGCGCTGCGGCTCCACCCCAAGCTGCTGGAGGTCGAGCGGCTTGAGGGCGAGACTGTGGTGATGCTGTTCCGGCCCCTCATGGTGGACCTCCTGGAGGCCACCGGCATGGATGCGCGCGAGGCCCGGGACGTGCTGCCGGCGTTGTAG
- the pstS gene encoding phosphate ABC transporter substrate-binding protein PstS, whose amino-acid sequence MKALRFGRHAAIAVIAAGALALTACGSDNATGTTPAGNQTSAGPKVTGTLTGIGASSTGAAMDAWKAGFAAANSGATVQYSPDGSGAGRKAIIDGSAQFAGSDAYLKDEELASSKAKCGPEGAINIPVYISPIAVAFNLPGITELKLDAATVAKIFRGQVATWNDPAIAALNPGVTLPDLKVTPVNRSDDSGTTTNFTEYLAAAAADVWTDKAAGIWPAALQGENAKGTSGVVKTVTDTPGAVTYADDSAVGGKLGTASIKVGEEFVKISADAAAKAVEAGKPVDGRSATDVAIKLDRKTTAKGAYPVVLVSYHVVCTTYDKQETVDLVKAFESYVVSDAGQKAAADSAKSAPLTSALTEKAVKAIASIKVKS is encoded by the coding sequence GTGAAGGCACTCCGTTTCGGCCGCCACGCGGCTATTGCTGTAATCGCAGCCGGCGCACTCGCGCTCACCGCCTGCGGTTCAGACAACGCCACGGGCACCACGCCTGCAGGCAACCAGACTTCTGCCGGCCCCAAGGTCACCGGCACGCTGACCGGCATCGGAGCATCCTCCACCGGCGCAGCCATGGACGCCTGGAAGGCCGGCTTCGCCGCCGCCAACTCCGGCGCCACCGTGCAGTACTCCCCGGACGGTTCCGGCGCAGGCCGCAAGGCAATCATCGACGGCTCGGCCCAGTTCGCCGGCTCCGATGCCTACCTCAAGGATGAAGAGCTGGCCAGCTCCAAGGCCAAGTGCGGCCCCGAAGGTGCCATCAACATCCCGGTCTACATCTCCCCGATCGCTGTGGCGTTCAACCTCCCCGGCATCACCGAGCTGAAGCTTGACGCCGCCACCGTGGCCAAGATCTTCCGTGGCCAGGTCGCCACCTGGAACGACCCCGCCATCGCCGCCCTGAACCCGGGCGTCACCCTGCCGGACCTGAAGGTCACCCCGGTGAACCGCTCTGACGATTCCGGTACCACCACCAACTTCACCGAGTACCTGGCCGCGGCTGCTGCCGATGTCTGGACCGACAAGGCGGCCGGCATCTGGCCTGCAGCCCTGCAGGGCGAGAACGCCAAGGGAACCTCCGGCGTCGTCAAGACCGTCACCGACACCCCGGGCGCCGTGACCTACGCGGATGACTCCGCCGTGGGCGGCAAGCTGGGTACCGCCTCCATCAAGGTGGGCGAGGAGTTCGTCAAGATCTCCGCCGATGCCGCTGCCAAGGCTGTTGAAGCCGGCAAGCCCGTCGATGGCCGCTCCGCCACCGACGTCGCCATCAAGCTGGACCGTAAGACCACTGCTAAGGGTGCCTACCCGGTGGTCCTGGTTTCCTACCACGTTGTCTGCACCACCTACGACAAGCAGGAAACCGTTGACCTGGTCAAGGCCTTCGAAAGCTACGTAGTTTCCGACGCCGGCCAGAAGGCAGCTGCTGACTCCGCGAAGTCCGCGCCGCTTACCTCGGCCCTCACCGAGAAGGCCGTCAAGGCCATTGCGTCCATCAAGGTCAAGTCCTAG
- a CDS encoding AraC family transcriptional regulator produces the protein MDNWSSYRLPSPRLRDMGLACLGAGEQSGQLPSFSGRTLSTHGMVIVSEGSGTFGVRGKVFEVTAPSVIWLFPGVSHGYGPGPRGWKEHWILFTGPTARAFEEMGCFAREHPVVQFDTASWPELRATLGLFPALRAALSGTGTRGELEASVLTQRVLVDSRKHHRKNPDEPKAPHERLLAVLRDSAYEPVRLSDLAATLKVSDAELRRCIQAATGLGPKEFVLQLRLSRAQSLLADTDLPVQRISTLTGYGDPAYFSRLFARKTGYSPSRFRQEHRRE, from the coding sequence ATGGACAATTGGTCAAGCTACCGGCTCCCGTCGCCGCGCCTGCGGGACATGGGTCTTGCGTGCCTGGGTGCCGGCGAACAAAGTGGCCAGTTGCCGTCATTCTCCGGCAGGACATTGAGCACTCATGGCATGGTGATCGTGTCTGAAGGATCGGGCACTTTTGGTGTCAGGGGGAAGGTCTTTGAGGTCACCGCCCCGTCCGTAATCTGGCTGTTCCCCGGGGTGAGCCATGGGTACGGGCCGGGGCCAAGGGGCTGGAAGGAACACTGGATTCTCTTTACCGGGCCCACTGCCAGGGCTTTTGAAGAAATGGGATGCTTCGCCCGAGAGCACCCCGTGGTGCAATTCGACACTGCGTCCTGGCCGGAGCTGCGGGCCACGCTTGGACTTTTCCCAGCCCTTAGGGCTGCGCTGTCCGGCACTGGAACCCGCGGCGAGCTGGAGGCCTCCGTGCTCACTCAAAGAGTCCTGGTGGACAGCCGAAAGCACCACCGGAAGAACCCGGACGAACCCAAAGCACCTCACGAACGCCTCTTGGCGGTGCTACGCGACAGCGCCTATGAACCGGTGCGCCTTTCTGACCTCGCAGCAACATTGAAGGTCTCGGACGCGGAATTGCGGCGCTGCATTCAGGCTGCCACTGGCCTTGGGCCGAAGGAGTTCGTCCTTCAGCTCCGGCTTTCGCGAGCTCAATCGCTGCTGGCGGATACGGACCTGCCAGTCCAACGTATCTCAACGCTGACCGGCTACGGCGATCCCGCGTACTTCAGCCGCCTCTTCGCCAGGAAGACCGGGTACTCGCCCAGCAGATTCCGCCAAGAGCACCGCCGGGAATGA
- a CDS encoding HAMP domain-containing sensor histidine kinase has protein sequence MTALITALAAKDDFVGTVSHELRTPLTSILGYLELVLEEPGHEGIEAELQVVHRNATHLLGLVNDLIAVASERVDLSLQEADLARLLADVVDFTLPQAANRGLELVLEVEPSLTARMDIPRIRQVVSNLLSNAIKYSPDGGRITARAHRTGTDLVCSITDPGVGMSTEDQEQAFTKFFRSARSRETAIPGAGLGLPLSKTIVEGHGGSMSLTSAPGAGTAATFVLPAS, from the coding sequence GTGACAGCGCTGATCACCGCGCTCGCCGCGAAGGACGACTTCGTTGGCACGGTCTCGCACGAGCTGCGAACGCCCCTGACGTCCATCCTCGGCTACCTCGAACTCGTTCTGGAGGAACCCGGGCATGAAGGGATCGAAGCCGAACTGCAGGTGGTGCACCGGAACGCGACGCATCTGCTGGGCCTCGTGAACGATCTGATTGCGGTGGCCTCGGAACGTGTGGACCTTTCGCTGCAGGAGGCCGACCTCGCCCGGCTCCTCGCCGACGTCGTCGATTTCACGCTCCCCCAGGCAGCCAACAGGGGCCTTGAGCTGGTCCTGGAGGTGGAGCCGTCGCTGACCGCCCGGATGGACATCCCGCGGATCCGCCAGGTGGTCAGCAACCTGCTCTCCAACGCGATCAAATACTCTCCCGACGGCGGCCGCATCACCGCCCGGGCGCACCGCACCGGCACTGACCTCGTCTGCTCGATCACCGATCCCGGCGTCGGCATGAGCACGGAAGACCAGGAGCAGGCGTTCACCAAATTTTTCCGCTCCGCGCGGTCCCGCGAAACGGCCATCCCCGGGGCGGGCCTGGGGCTCCCCCTCAGCAAGACCATCGTCGAGGGCCACGGCGGTTCCATGAGCCTGACCAGCGCTCCGGGCGCAGGCACCGCGGCGACATTCGTTCTGCCGGCGTCCTGA
- the pstC gene encoding phosphate ABC transporter permease subunit PstC: MTATPLSSSQGAGRAGDKIFSGATLAAGCLILAVLFGVALFLVVQAIPALTAPAAEIQGGAGFFAYIWPIVIGTLIAAVIALVIATPVAIGVALFISHFAPRRLASGLGYVVDLLAAIPSVVYGAWGAAFLAKEISPAYNWLAGNMGWLPIFQGPASATGKTILTAGIVLSVMVLPIITSLSREIFLQTPKLHEEAALALGATRWEMIKMSVLPFARPGIISAVMLGLGRALGETMAVALVLSSGALTASLITSGNQTIAAEIALNFPEASGLKVSTLIAAGLVLFVITLGVNMIARWIITRHKEFSGAN, from the coding sequence ATGACCGCCACCCCCCTGAGCAGTTCCCAGGGCGCAGGCCGCGCCGGGGATAAGATCTTTTCCGGCGCCACGCTGGCCGCCGGGTGCCTCATCCTCGCCGTCCTGTTCGGTGTGGCCCTGTTCCTTGTTGTCCAGGCCATTCCGGCACTGACTGCCCCGGCCGCCGAGATCCAGGGCGGAGCAGGCTTCTTCGCCTACATCTGGCCGATCGTCATCGGCACGCTCATCGCCGCAGTCATCGCACTGGTGATCGCAACACCCGTCGCCATCGGCGTTGCCCTGTTCATCTCGCACTTCGCGCCGCGCAGACTCGCCTCCGGGCTTGGCTACGTGGTGGACCTCCTGGCCGCCATCCCGTCAGTGGTTTATGGCGCCTGGGGCGCAGCGTTCCTCGCCAAGGAAATCTCCCCGGCCTACAACTGGCTGGCAGGGAACATGGGCTGGCTGCCCATCTTCCAGGGTCCCGCCTCGGCCACCGGTAAAACCATCCTCACCGCGGGCATTGTGCTCTCGGTGATGGTCCTGCCCATAATCACGTCCCTGAGCCGCGAAATCTTCCTGCAGACGCCCAAGCTCCACGAGGAAGCCGCTCTGGCCCTCGGCGCCACGCGCTGGGAAATGATCAAAATGTCGGTCCTGCCGTTCGCCCGTCCGGGCATCATCAGCGCCGTCATGCTGGGCCTGGGCCGCGCGCTGGGCGAGACCATGGCTGTTGCCCTGGTCCTCTCCTCCGGCGCCCTGACCGCCAGCCTGATCACCTCCGGCAACCAGACCATCGCCGCGGAGATCGCCCTGAACTTCCCCGAAGCCAGCGGACTGAAGGTCAGTACGCTGATCGCTGCCGGCCTGGTCCTCTTTGTGATCACCCTGGGAGTCAACATGATCGCCCGCTGGATCATCACCCGGCACAAAGAATTCTCGGGAGCAAACTAA
- a CDS encoding L-idonate 5-dehydrogenase, which yields MGTPAVVQGTEATAVPVSGAAVVAYAAGDLRVEDVPLAAPAAGEAVVEVSYGGICGSDLHYWLHGAAGESILKAPMVLGHEISGTVVRAAADGTGPAAGTPVAVHPATPGPGVGDVRYPADRPNLSPGCTYLGSAARFPHTDGAFARYVNLPARMLRALPAGVDLRTAALIEPAAVAWHAVSRAGDVAGKSVLVIGCGPIGALAVAVLKRAGAGRITAVDVHAKPLEIAAAVGADQTLQAGDTDAIAAVQADVVIESSGSHHGLASAIQGAARGGTVVMVGLLPAGPQPVLISLAITRELDLRGSFRFNNEIDDVITALADGTLHISPVITHEYPLSQGLEAFETARNSAASGKVLLNFQPAGAVPQP from the coding sequence ATGGGCACGCCAGCAGTGGTTCAGGGAACCGAAGCAACAGCGGTGCCGGTTTCGGGTGCGGCGGTGGTGGCGTATGCGGCGGGGGATCTGCGGGTCGAGGACGTCCCGCTGGCGGCACCTGCCGCGGGCGAGGCTGTGGTGGAGGTTTCCTATGGCGGGATCTGCGGGTCGGATCTGCATTACTGGCTGCACGGCGCGGCGGGCGAATCGATCCTGAAGGCGCCGATGGTGCTCGGGCATGAGATTTCCGGGACCGTGGTCCGCGCCGCGGCGGACGGGACCGGCCCGGCCGCGGGCACCCCGGTCGCGGTCCACCCGGCCACCCCGGGCCCGGGTGTCGGGGATGTCCGGTATCCGGCGGACCGGCCCAACCTGTCCCCGGGATGTACGTATCTGGGCAGCGCGGCCCGGTTCCCGCACACCGACGGCGCGTTCGCCCGCTACGTGAACCTGCCGGCCCGGATGCTGCGGGCGCTCCCTGCCGGTGTTGACTTGCGGACCGCGGCGCTGATCGAGCCGGCCGCCGTGGCCTGGCACGCCGTGTCCCGCGCCGGGGATGTGGCGGGGAAGAGTGTGCTGGTGATCGGGTGCGGCCCGATCGGCGCGCTGGCCGTCGCGGTCCTCAAACGGGCCGGCGCGGGACGGATCACCGCCGTCGACGTCCATGCCAAACCGTTGGAGATCGCCGCCGCCGTCGGCGCGGATCAGACCCTGCAGGCCGGGGACACGGACGCGATCGCGGCGGTGCAGGCCGACGTGGTCATTGAGTCCTCGGGCAGCCACCACGGCCTGGCCTCAGCCATCCAGGGCGCGGCCCGTGGCGGGACCGTGGTCATGGTCGGGCTGCTGCCCGCCGGACCCCAGCCGGTCCTGATTTCCCTGGCCATCACCCGGGAACTGGACCTGCGCGGATCCTTCCGCTTCAACAACGAGATCGACGACGTCATCACCGCCCTCGCCGACGGCACCCTGCACATCAGCCCCGTCATCACCCACGAATACCCCCTCAGCCAAGGACTCGAGGCCTTCGAAACCGCCAGGAACTCCGCCGCATCAGGAAAAGTCCTCCTCAACTTCCAACCCGCGGGCGCAGTGCCCCAGCCCTGA
- the radA gene encoding DNA repair protein RadA, translated as MATKTSRASKAPAYKCAECGWTTVKWVGRCGECQAWGTVEETGAAVARTTAATTVLEPARRIAEVDATTAAFLPTGVDELDRVLGGGLVPGAVILLAGEPGVGKSTLLLDVAAKFARTAQDVLYVTGEESAAQVKLRAERIDAVADSLYLSAETDLGQALGQVEKIEPRLLIVDSVQTLSSADVDGSAGGVSQVREVAASIIAAAKRRNMTTLLVGHVTKDGSIAGPRLLEHLVDVVCQFEGERHSRLRMLRAVKNRYGPTDDVGCFDLNENGIEGLTDPSGLFVSRTKEPVSGTCITVTMEGRRPLLAEVQSLLAESANSQPRRATSGLDSSRVSMLLAVLQQRAGCLLHKDDSYVATVGGVKLSEPATDLAIALAVASAKARKPLPIRLIAFGEVGLAGEVRPVPGINQRIQEAHRLGFTHAVVPASHNGPGPVPAGFSVREVEHLTEALSLLIG; from the coding sequence ATGGCAACAAAGACTTCCCGCGCGTCCAAAGCGCCGGCTTACAAGTGCGCCGAATGCGGCTGGACCACGGTCAAGTGGGTGGGGCGCTGCGGTGAGTGCCAGGCGTGGGGCACAGTTGAGGAAACCGGCGCCGCTGTGGCGCGTACGACGGCGGCAACAACAGTTCTGGAGCCGGCCCGCCGGATTGCCGAGGTGGATGCCACCACGGCAGCTTTCCTGCCTACCGGCGTAGACGAACTGGACCGCGTGCTGGGCGGTGGCCTGGTCCCGGGTGCGGTCATCCTGCTGGCCGGGGAGCCTGGCGTGGGCAAGTCCACCCTGCTGCTGGACGTCGCGGCAAAGTTCGCCCGGACCGCTCAGGACGTCCTGTATGTCACAGGCGAGGAGTCCGCCGCTCAGGTGAAGCTGCGCGCCGAACGGATCGACGCCGTCGCGGATTCCCTGTATCTGTCCGCGGAAACGGATCTGGGGCAGGCACTGGGCCAGGTGGAGAAGATCGAGCCGCGGCTGCTGATTGTGGACTCCGTCCAGACGCTCAGCAGCGCTGACGTGGACGGCAGTGCCGGCGGCGTCTCGCAGGTGCGTGAGGTTGCGGCGTCCATCATCGCGGCGGCCAAGCGCCGGAACATGACCACTTTGCTGGTGGGACACGTGACGAAGGACGGATCCATCGCGGGGCCGCGGCTGCTCGAACACCTGGTGGATGTGGTGTGCCAGTTCGAAGGCGAGCGGCATTCCCGGCTCCGGATGCTGCGGGCGGTGAAGAACCGGTACGGGCCCACGGACGACGTCGGCTGTTTTGACCTGAATGAGAACGGCATCGAAGGGCTCACGGACCCCAGCGGGCTGTTCGTCAGCCGCACCAAAGAACCGGTTTCCGGCACGTGCATCACGGTGACCATGGAAGGGCGGCGGCCGTTGCTGGCCGAGGTGCAGTCGCTGCTTGCCGAGAGCGCCAACTCGCAGCCCCGGAGGGCTACGAGTGGCCTGGACAGTTCACGGGTGTCCATGCTCCTGGCCGTGCTGCAGCAGCGTGCCGGCTGTCTGCTGCACAAGGACGATTCATATGTGGCCACGGTGGGTGGCGTGAAGCTCAGCGAACCGGCCACTGACCTCGCTATTGCCTTGGCCGTCGCGTCCGCGAAGGCCCGCAAGCCCCTGCCGATCCGGCTGATCGCGTTCGGCGAAGTGGGCCTGGCCGGCGAAGTCCGGCCCGTGCCTGGCATCAACCAGCGCATCCAGGAAGCACACCGGCTGGGCTTCACGCACGCCGTGGTTCCGGCCAGCCACAACGGGCCGGGACCCGTGCCGGCAGGCTTCTCGGTCCGCGAAGTGGAGCACCTCACGGAGGCGTTGAGCCTCCTGATCGGGTAG
- a CDS encoding SDR family oxidoreductase produces the protein MNTLFDLTGRVALVTGSSRGIGNALARALAEAGATVVLNGINAERLKAAEAAMAADFAPGRVLSVAFDVTSDAEAARGVSWVEEQVGPLQILVNNAGIQHRVPMLELDVADWDRVIRTDLTSAFLVGREAARHMIPRGKGKIINICSVQTDLARPTIAPYVAAKGGLRNLTRAMTAEWAGSGLQINGIAPGYIHTEMTQNLVDDEQFNAWILGRTPAHRWGTVQDLAGPAVWLASDGSDFVNGQTIFIDGGMTVVV, from the coding sequence ATGAATACACTTTTTGATTTGACGGGGCGGGTTGCCTTGGTGACGGGTTCGAGCCGGGGGATTGGTAATGCGCTGGCGCGGGCGTTGGCGGAGGCTGGGGCGACGGTGGTGTTGAACGGGATTAATGCGGAGCGGTTGAAGGCGGCGGAGGCGGCGATGGCTGCGGATTTCGCGCCGGGCCGGGTGCTTAGTGTCGCGTTTGATGTTACGAGTGATGCCGAGGCTGCGCGGGGTGTTTCGTGGGTGGAGGAGCAGGTGGGGCCGTTGCAGATCCTGGTGAATAATGCCGGGATCCAGCACCGGGTGCCGATGCTGGAGCTGGACGTGGCGGACTGGGATCGGGTGATCAGGACGGATCTGACGAGCGCGTTCCTGGTGGGGCGTGAGGCTGCGCGGCACATGATCCCGCGGGGCAAGGGCAAGATCATCAATATCTGTTCGGTGCAGACGGACCTGGCCCGGCCCACGATCGCCCCGTATGTTGCAGCGAAGGGCGGGCTGCGGAACCTGACCCGTGCCATGACGGCGGAGTGGGCGGGCTCCGGGCTGCAGATCAACGGGATCGCGCCGGGCTACATCCACACGGAGATGACCCAGAACCTGGTGGACGATGAGCAGTTCAACGCCTGGATCCTGGGCCGGACCCCGGCGCACCGGTGGGGCACGGTCCAGGACCTGGCCGGGCCGGCGGTGTGGCTGGCCTCGGACGGGTCGGACTTTGTGAACGGTCAGACCATCTTTATCGACGGCGGAATGACGGTGGTGGTCTGA
- a CDS encoding phytanoyl-CoA dioxygenase family protein, whose amino-acid sequence MDFREFYFRSLEGAGVYEPGTDPRQGIAASGDVDRAALRRGLFDVVVPGPEYQALCTAKGIADWFAWFLEDDVHLHRRKIIRHTKPGEAGIGTATQAHYDLVYLRQGSDRVLSMWIPLGDCPRQRGGLTYLEGSHRWVMAGERAGTLKKPAASITADLPGLAEQRDARWLVTDYEVGDVVVHSAHIVHAALDNVERDGTMRLSTDIRYQRLREPIDWRWQEHWNYKDGL is encoded by the coding sequence ATGGATTTCAGGGAGTTCTACTTCCGGTCACTGGAGGGTGCCGGTGTATACGAGCCGGGTACGGATCCGCGCCAGGGCATCGCAGCGTCCGGCGATGTGGACCGGGCCGCGTTGCGGCGGGGACTTTTTGACGTCGTGGTTCCGGGACCGGAGTACCAGGCTCTCTGCACCGCTAAAGGGATTGCTGATTGGTTTGCCTGGTTCCTGGAGGACGATGTCCACCTGCACCGACGTAAGATCATCCGGCACACGAAGCCGGGGGAAGCAGGCATCGGAACCGCCACGCAGGCACACTATGATCTCGTCTACCTGCGGCAGGGCAGTGATCGTGTCCTGTCCATGTGGATTCCGTTGGGGGACTGTCCCAGGCAGCGCGGGGGGTTGACCTATTTGGAGGGCAGCCACCGCTGGGTGATGGCCGGGGAACGCGCAGGAACACTCAAGAAGCCTGCGGCGTCAATCACTGCTGACCTGCCCGGCCTGGCCGAACAACGCGATGCGCGGTGGCTCGTGACCGACTATGAGGTTGGTGACGTCGTGGTCCACTCAGCGCACATCGTCCATGCGGCACTCGACAACGTGGAGCGCGACGGAACCATGCGGCTGTCCACTGATATCCGTTACCAGCGGCTTAGAGAGCCGATCGATTGGCGCTGGCAGGAGCACTGGAACTATAAGGACGGGCTCTAA